A stretch of Pygocentrus nattereri isolate fPygNat1 chromosome 8, fPygNat1.pri, whole genome shotgun sequence DNA encodes these proteins:
- the nkrf gene encoding NF-kappa-B-repressing factor isoform X1 gives MNAAFCIEAFRQNFESGKQWLARKLFISKHLDKYEADHIDQLISLSMVWANHVFMGCRYGPQLMQRVLEMAEGIHVGEMPSYELVPSAEAKKRPNSSDGREEPMRKMPVSKFGSRPRFEPVQFVSGTSTSSSCLGSTDEKENEKERRGGEMNSVRQREPDQPYNSGRGYSSSSASSFDRGSSYGYESWPDRRGKDMSFGSKSGFGYGSRGTTLNFMGKLQQEYTARYEAHTARQSNSPTQASRFDGYSGGRPGGWDSGRQGLGYGHQDRPSSSRAFSRVYDSPSRSSPGLLPTPSMPIPVPSATLEEKQRLVGRVSSAIAVTLRDPAFVGGPDGPNYNFILSRSIQACKTNPEYIYVNLKDIPPADLPKNRKVPTEGYACELRCSCVYLATGYSGSKNGARDRASEQAVKLFMKPVEVRVVQRQYKRNYVNDMVVCQLNTPTPALVPPLRNPEDNPPPNTKGQYVPDRSKHWTEFVLMENAHDAICILNNSAAYNRMKIDYTFDPIPNSNLWLCSVYLQDELLAQARGSKKSSKHAAAEEAVKKLRTNQTARQHQEHQEHHHHHHHYQQQQQQQQPPPPPQQQLQQFPQGNHNFDQPTGRFSQHGGRKKQLSELVILENSDNAICIINDTAQFNKVAADYKFTVLPDHRWRCEVYIEGQFVAAGIGPKKIVKHIAAEEAIATLKRTQAVVKSNLRKEGHVDAISRNQIIARSGEESMRQEIKEDNIGNQLLRKMGWTGGGLGREGEGIAEPIIVKEQFSREGLGMDMDRHGNQLTKRDIEEIIRNYACSDRQDDLRFSTELNNDERKQIHQVSQKYGLRSKSYGQGRQRFLVVSRRVQKEQLIGQLLQEGQVGRYELVKPQASH, from the exons ATGAATGCGGCGTTTTGTATCGAGGCATTCCGACAAAACTTTGAAAGCGGCAAGCAGTGGTTAGCTAGGAAATTATTTATAAGCAAACACCTGGACAAGTACGAAGCAGATCATATAGATCAGCTGATCTCCCTGTCGATGGTGTGGGCAAACCATGTGTTCATGGGATGCAG GTATGGCCCACAACTGATGCAGCGAGTGCTTGAGATGGCAGAAGGGATTCATGTTGGCGAAATGCCCTCCTATGAACTAGTCCCAAGTGCTGAAGCAAAAAAGAGGCCGAATTCATCTGATGGAA gAGAGGAGCCCATGAGGAAGATGCCTGTGTCAAAATTTGGCTCTAGACCACGATTCGAGCCAGTGCAGTTTGTCAGTGgcaccagcaccagcagcagTTGCCTGGGGAGTACCGatgaaaaagagaatgagaaggaGCGCAGGGGCGGGGAGATGAACAGTGTGAGACAGAGGGAGCCAGACCAGCCATACAACAGTGGACGTGGTTACAGTTCTTCATCCGCCTCTTCATTCGACAGAGGATCGTCATATGGCTATGAGTCTTGGCCTGATCGCAGAGGCAAGGACATGTCATTCGGCAGCAAGAGTGGTTTTGGCTATGGCAGTAGAGGGACGACCTTAAACTTTATGGGAAAACTGCAGCAGGAGTACACTGCAAGATATGAGGCTCATACTGCAAGACAGTCAAACTCACCTACCCAAGCCAGTAGATTTGATGGATATTCAGGTGGTAGGCCTGGAGGCTGGGATTCAGGGCGGCAAGGGTTGGGCTATGGGCATCAGGACAGACCATCATCTAGCAGGGCTTTCAGTAGAGTTTATGACAGTCCAAGCAGGAGCAGCCCTGGCCTACTGCCTACACCATCTATGCCAATCCCAGTTCCCTCAGCAACACTGGAGGAGAAGCAGAGGCTAGTTGGCAGGGTTTCGTCTGCTATAGCTGTTACTCTTCGGGATCCTGCATTTGTGGGAGGACCTGATGGTCCAAATTACAATTTTATCCTCAGTCGCAGCATTCAAGCTTGCAAAACTAACCCGGAGTACATTTATGTAAATTTAAAGGATATCCCTCCAGCTGATCTGCCTAAGAACAGAAAAGTGCCGACTGAAGGTTACGCCTGTGAGCTAAGGTGTTCGTGTGTGTACCTTGCAACAGGATACTCTGGTAGCAAAAATGGTGCCAGGGATCGTGCATCAGAGCAGGCTGTCAAACTTTTCATGAAGCCAGTGGAAGTTCGTGTTGTACAACGTCAGTATAAGCGTAATTATGTCAATGACATGGTGGTGTGCCAGTTAAACACTCCAACTCCAGCCTTAGTTCCACCTCTCCGCAACCCAGAGGATAACCCACCACCCAATACCAAGGGTCAGTATGTGCCTGATAGAAGCAAACACTGGACAGAGTTTGTCCTGATGGAGAATGCCCATGATGCCATCTGCATCCTCAACAATTCTGCTGCCTACAACCGCATGAAAATTGATTACACGTTTGACCCGATACCTAACAGCAATCTGTGGCTGTGTAGTGTATACTTACAAGATGAGCTTTTGGCTCAAGCCAGAGGATCTAAGAAGAGTTCTAAGCATGCTGCAGCTGAGGAGGCTGTGAAGAAGCTGCGAACTAATCAGACGGCTCGCCAACATCAAGAACATCAGgaacatcatcatcaccaccaccactatcagcagcagcagcagcagcagcagccgccgccgccgccgcagCAGCAGCTGCAACAGTTTCCTCAAGGTAACCACAACTTTGACCAGCCCACTGGCCGTTTTAGCCAGCATGGTGGCCGTAAGAAACAGCTCAGTGAGTTGGTTATTTTAGAAAACTCTGATAATGCCATTTGCATTATCAATGACACTGCGCAGTTCAACAAAGTGGCTGCTGACTACAAATTTACTGTGCTACCAGATCATCGGTGGAGATGTGAAGTTTACATAGAAGGACAATTTGTGGCTGCAGGCATTGGACCCAAGAAGATAGTTAAACATATTGCAGCTGAGGAGGCCATTGCCACTCTGAAACGGACACAGGCAGTGGTAAAGTCCAACCTCAGGAAGGAGGGGCATGTGGATGCCATTTCCCGCAATCAAATTATAGCTCGCTCTGGTGAGGAATCGATGCGACAAGAAATTAAGGAGGACAACATTGGTAACCAGTTGCTCCGCAAGATGGGCTGGACAGGTGGTGGGTTGGGCcgagagggagagggaattgCAGAGCCGATCATAGTAAAGGAACAGTTTTCCAGGGAAGGACTTGGTATGGATATGGACAGGCATGGAAATCAGCTGACTAAGCGTGATATTGAGGAAATCATACGTAATTATGCATGCTCAGATCGACAGGATGACCTGCGTTTCTCCACTGAGCTCAATAATGATGAGCGCAAACAGATCCATCAGGTCTCCCAAAAATATGGGCTACGGAGCAAGTCTTACGGACAGGGAAGACAGCGTTTCCTTGTGGTTAGCCGAAGAGTGCAGAAGGAACAGCTAATCGGTCAGCTGTTGCAAGAGGGGCAAGTGGGACGATATGAGCTTGTGAAACCTCAGGCCTCTCACTGA
- the nkrf gene encoding NF-kappa-B-repressing factor isoform X2, with protein sequence MQRVLEMAEGIHVGEMPSYELVPSAEAKKRPNSSDGREEPMRKMPVSKFGSRPRFEPVQFVSGTSTSSSCLGSTDEKENEKERRGGEMNSVRQREPDQPYNSGRGYSSSSASSFDRGSSYGYESWPDRRGKDMSFGSKSGFGYGSRGTTLNFMGKLQQEYTARYEAHTARQSNSPTQASRFDGYSGGRPGGWDSGRQGLGYGHQDRPSSSRAFSRVYDSPSRSSPGLLPTPSMPIPVPSATLEEKQRLVGRVSSAIAVTLRDPAFVGGPDGPNYNFILSRSIQACKTNPEYIYVNLKDIPPADLPKNRKVPTEGYACELRCSCVYLATGYSGSKNGARDRASEQAVKLFMKPVEVRVVQRQYKRNYVNDMVVCQLNTPTPALVPPLRNPEDNPPPNTKGQYVPDRSKHWTEFVLMENAHDAICILNNSAAYNRMKIDYTFDPIPNSNLWLCSVYLQDELLAQARGSKKSSKHAAAEEAVKKLRTNQTARQHQEHQEHHHHHHHYQQQQQQQQPPPPPQQQLQQFPQGNHNFDQPTGRFSQHGGRKKQLSELVILENSDNAICIINDTAQFNKVAADYKFTVLPDHRWRCEVYIEGQFVAAGIGPKKIVKHIAAEEAIATLKRTQAVVKSNLRKEGHVDAISRNQIIARSGEESMRQEIKEDNIGNQLLRKMGWTGGGLGREGEGIAEPIIVKEQFSREGLGMDMDRHGNQLTKRDIEEIIRNYACSDRQDDLRFSTELNNDERKQIHQVSQKYGLRSKSYGQGRQRFLVVSRRVQKEQLIGQLLQEGQVGRYELVKPQASH encoded by the exons ATGCAGCGAGTGCTTGAGATGGCAGAAGGGATTCATGTTGGCGAAATGCCCTCCTATGAACTAGTCCCAAGTGCTGAAGCAAAAAAGAGGCCGAATTCATCTGATGGAA gAGAGGAGCCCATGAGGAAGATGCCTGTGTCAAAATTTGGCTCTAGACCACGATTCGAGCCAGTGCAGTTTGTCAGTGgcaccagcaccagcagcagTTGCCTGGGGAGTACCGatgaaaaagagaatgagaaggaGCGCAGGGGCGGGGAGATGAACAGTGTGAGACAGAGGGAGCCAGACCAGCCATACAACAGTGGACGTGGTTACAGTTCTTCATCCGCCTCTTCATTCGACAGAGGATCGTCATATGGCTATGAGTCTTGGCCTGATCGCAGAGGCAAGGACATGTCATTCGGCAGCAAGAGTGGTTTTGGCTATGGCAGTAGAGGGACGACCTTAAACTTTATGGGAAAACTGCAGCAGGAGTACACTGCAAGATATGAGGCTCATACTGCAAGACAGTCAAACTCACCTACCCAAGCCAGTAGATTTGATGGATATTCAGGTGGTAGGCCTGGAGGCTGGGATTCAGGGCGGCAAGGGTTGGGCTATGGGCATCAGGACAGACCATCATCTAGCAGGGCTTTCAGTAGAGTTTATGACAGTCCAAGCAGGAGCAGCCCTGGCCTACTGCCTACACCATCTATGCCAATCCCAGTTCCCTCAGCAACACTGGAGGAGAAGCAGAGGCTAGTTGGCAGGGTTTCGTCTGCTATAGCTGTTACTCTTCGGGATCCTGCATTTGTGGGAGGACCTGATGGTCCAAATTACAATTTTATCCTCAGTCGCAGCATTCAAGCTTGCAAAACTAACCCGGAGTACATTTATGTAAATTTAAAGGATATCCCTCCAGCTGATCTGCCTAAGAACAGAAAAGTGCCGACTGAAGGTTACGCCTGTGAGCTAAGGTGTTCGTGTGTGTACCTTGCAACAGGATACTCTGGTAGCAAAAATGGTGCCAGGGATCGTGCATCAGAGCAGGCTGTCAAACTTTTCATGAAGCCAGTGGAAGTTCGTGTTGTACAACGTCAGTATAAGCGTAATTATGTCAATGACATGGTGGTGTGCCAGTTAAACACTCCAACTCCAGCCTTAGTTCCACCTCTCCGCAACCCAGAGGATAACCCACCACCCAATACCAAGGGTCAGTATGTGCCTGATAGAAGCAAACACTGGACAGAGTTTGTCCTGATGGAGAATGCCCATGATGCCATCTGCATCCTCAACAATTCTGCTGCCTACAACCGCATGAAAATTGATTACACGTTTGACCCGATACCTAACAGCAATCTGTGGCTGTGTAGTGTATACTTACAAGATGAGCTTTTGGCTCAAGCCAGAGGATCTAAGAAGAGTTCTAAGCATGCTGCAGCTGAGGAGGCTGTGAAGAAGCTGCGAACTAATCAGACGGCTCGCCAACATCAAGAACATCAGgaacatcatcatcaccaccaccactatcagcagcagcagcagcagcagcagccgccgccgccgccgcagCAGCAGCTGCAACAGTTTCCTCAAGGTAACCACAACTTTGACCAGCCCACTGGCCGTTTTAGCCAGCATGGTGGCCGTAAGAAACAGCTCAGTGAGTTGGTTATTTTAGAAAACTCTGATAATGCCATTTGCATTATCAATGACACTGCGCAGTTCAACAAAGTGGCTGCTGACTACAAATTTACTGTGCTACCAGATCATCGGTGGAGATGTGAAGTTTACATAGAAGGACAATTTGTGGCTGCAGGCATTGGACCCAAGAAGATAGTTAAACATATTGCAGCTGAGGAGGCCATTGCCACTCTGAAACGGACACAGGCAGTGGTAAAGTCCAACCTCAGGAAGGAGGGGCATGTGGATGCCATTTCCCGCAATCAAATTATAGCTCGCTCTGGTGAGGAATCGATGCGACAAGAAATTAAGGAGGACAACATTGGTAACCAGTTGCTCCGCAAGATGGGCTGGACAGGTGGTGGGTTGGGCcgagagggagagggaattgCAGAGCCGATCATAGTAAAGGAACAGTTTTCCAGGGAAGGACTTGGTATGGATATGGACAGGCATGGAAATCAGCTGACTAAGCGTGATATTGAGGAAATCATACGTAATTATGCATGCTCAGATCGACAGGATGACCTGCGTTTCTCCACTGAGCTCAATAATGATGAGCGCAAACAGATCCATCAGGTCTCCCAAAAATATGGGCTACGGAGCAAGTCTTACGGACAGGGAAGACAGCGTTTCCTTGTGGTTAGCCGAAGAGTGCAGAAGGAACAGCTAATCGGTCAGCTGTTGCAAGAGGGGCAAGTGGGACGATATGAGCTTGTGAAACCTCAGGCCTCTCACTGA
- the ube2a gene encoding ubiquitin-conjugating enzyme E2 A yields the protein MSTPARRRLMRDFKRLQEDPPAGVSGAPSENNIMVWNAVIFGPEGTPFEDGTFKLTIEFTEEYPNKPPTVRFVSKMFHPNVYADGSICLDILQNRWSPTYDVSSILTSIQSLLDEPNPNSPANSQAAQLYQENKREYEKRVSAIVEQSWRDC from the exons ATGTCAACCCCAGCTCGACGGCGTCTGATGAGAGATTTTAAACG ACTCCAAGAGGACCCTCCGGCAGGAGTTAGCGGAGCCCCGTCAGAAAACAACATCATGGTCTGGAACGCTGTTATTTTTGG CCCAGAGGGAACACCTTTTGAAGATG gaACTTTCAAACTCACGATAGAATTTACAGAGGAGTATCCGAACAAACCTCCCACAGTTCGGTTTGTATCCAAAATGTTTCACCCTAATG TTTATGCAGATGGTAGTATATGCTTGGACATTCTTCAGAACCGCTGGAGTCCAACTTACGACGTTTCTTCAATTTTAACATCTATACAG TCTTTACTGGATGAGCCGAACCCTAACAGTCCTGCCAACAGCCAGGCAGCTCAGCTGTACCAGGAGAACAAACGAGAGTATGAGAAACGTGTGTCGGCCATCGTGGAACAGAGCTGGCGTGATTGTTGA